The Gemmatimonadota bacterium nucleotide sequence GGTCCCGATTTCGGCCAGCGATTCGCGATAGACATCCATGTCGGTCACGTAAATGGTCAGCCGGCCGACATCGGCTACCCGTCCCCCGGCCTCTTCCACCACCCGCGCCACGTTGACGAGGGCGGCGCCGAACTGTGCGGACATCCCGGATTCGCTTCCCGCGCCGACCGGTCCCACACCGATCTGCCCCGCCACGAAGAGCGTCCGCCCGCCCTCCGGTGCGAGCATGCCGTTGTTCCAGCCTCGGGGAGGCCCGAGAGCCTCCGGGTTGAAGATCTCGAAAGTCATCGCTCTCCGTCGGTCGCAGCGCGGCCGCCTCCTCCCCGCACCACGAGTTCGCTCCCCTGCAGCGCGCCTGCCGCTTCCGACATGAAGGTCATCATTGTGTGCGCCACCTCCTCGGGTGTGATCATGCGCCCCCCCGGTTGCATGTTCTCGAGTCCCTTCCTGATTCCCGCCGCATCCCGCCCCGTGGTCGTGGCGATGCGTTCGATGTTCCGATCCGTCATCGGCGTGTCCACGTAGCTCGGGCAGACGGAGTTAACGGTGACGCCGGTGCCGCTCAGCTCCTCGGCGAGGCAGCGCACCATACCCAGGAGCGCATGTTTGGAGGCCGCATAGGAGGTGATGTAGCGCGACCCCGAGAGGCCCGCGATCGACCCGACGTTCACGATCCGTCCCCAGCCGCGCCGGAGCATCTCGGGCAAGAACGCCTGGGTGACGAGGAGCGGCCCAGTCGCGTTCACGCGGTGGAGCTCCTCCCACTGCTCCATGGTCACCTTGAGGAAGGGCGCCGATCGGGACGCTCCCGCGTTGTTGACCACGATATCGACGCTGCCGACCAGTTCGCCCGCTCGGGCGGCCATCGCCGCCACCGAGTTCCGATCGGTCACGTCGCAGGCCACCGCGTGCACCGTCCGACCGTCGCGCCGCAATGCCTCGGCCACCGCTCCGATCTCGTGCAAGCTGCGGGCCGCGACCACCACCGCCGCCCCTTCCTCCGCGAGCGCGCGGGCTGCTGCGGCGCCGATGCCGCGCCCGCCGCCGGTCACCACGGCCTTCCGTCCGGCCAGCTCGCCGCGTGTCACTCCGAACGCTGCCCAGGCGCCAGCGTTTCGGCGAGTGCGTCCACCATGATCCGCGCCAGCGCCTCGGTCGAAGCTTCGCCCTCTTCGGCGGTCGCCGCCGCGGGATCCCCGCAATACGCCTCCCCGACACCCGCCTCCTCGAAGGTGGTCGCGCCGGCCCGGATCGCGACCGAGAGCGATGCCGGGTTCGCGGACAGTCCGCGCCGGGTTTCGTCCCGCACCA carries:
- a CDS encoding SDR family oxidoreductase, with amino-acid sequence MTRGELAGRKAVVTGGGRGIGAAAARALAEEGAAVVVAARSLHEIGAVAEALRRDGRTVHAVACDVTDRNSVAAMAARAGELVGSVDIVVNNAGASRSAPFLKVTMEQWEELHRVNATGPLLVTQAFLPEMLRRGWGRIVNVGSIAGLSGSRYITSYAASKHALLGMVRCLAEELSGTGVTVNSVCPSYVDTPMTDRNIERIATTTGRDAAGIRKGLENMQPGGRMITPEEVAHTMMTFMSEAAGALQGSELVVRGGGGRAATDGER
- a CDS encoding RidA family protein, whose product is MTFEIFNPEALGPPRGWNNGMLAPEGGRTLFVAGQIGVGPVGAGSESGMSAQFGAALVNVARVVEEAGGRVADVGRLTIYVTDMDVYRESLAEIGTAYGSVFGKHFPAMSLVAVTELVDPKAVVEIEATAVVPSKRTDEVEPARAAAEEQP